The Castor canadensis chromosome X, mCasCan1.hap1v2, whole genome shotgun sequence genome includes a region encoding these proteins:
- the LOC141419786 gene encoding zinc finger protein 449-like, producing the protein MDSPADYSLLAPFLCKGDPVLHRDDADSEASRQRFRQFQYIAEAGPREVFRKLSELCSQWLKPRMRSVEQILELLVLEQFLTILPTHLEARVSTYCPENKERLFSLIEDLQREHERPEYQIDIDDTLFEELPPVQTELMPPHRHSRSPALQLRGSAQEALGAEAWIPQSGQQELNYHAAGKCKPFLDPGPEMLEPDWSFLLEHGGEELLGSKREYEQLEPICKEPPDELVDSCMKPGSHLGESSDWEESLNLRVLMPKVPREKSYHCGQCEKCFPYRHQLAVHLKTHSGELGYKCSVCGKRFLLRSELYRHQLIHKGEKPYECAECKKQFTHGAHLAMHQKRHSEKMYQCVQCRRKFLHKSSLMEHMKTHTREQSYGCYCCEKSFSSWTALILHQKTHTEEKPFACDHCEKRYRQRSSLMVHVRIHTGEKPYKCSHCSKSFRKKSGLIAHQAAHFREEFPEHVEVPGFCTE; encoded by the exons ATGGATAGCCCCGCGGACTACTCCCTCCTGGCCCCCTTCCTGTGCAAAGGGGATCCCGTGCTGCACCGGGACGACGCAGACAGTGAAGCCTCCCGCCAGCGCTTCAGGCAGTTCCAGTACATAGCAGAAGCTGGGCCTCGGGAAGTTTTCAGAAAACTCTCGGAGCTCTGCAGTCAGTGGCTGAAGCCAAGGATGCGTTCTGTGGAACAAATCCTGGAGCTGCTCGTGTTGGAGCAATTCCTGACTATTCTGCCCACCCACCTAGAGGCCAGGGTGAGCACTTACTgcccagagaacaaagaaagactcTTTTCCCTCATAGAAGACTTACAGAGAGAACATGAGAGACCAGAGTACCAG ATTGACATAGATGACACGCTCTTTGAAGAACTGCCACCAGTGCAAACAGAACTCATGCCACCACACAGGCACTCGCGGTCACCTGCACTCCAGCTAAGGGGATCTGCCCAAGAGGCCTTGGGGGCAGAGGCGTGGATCCCACAGTCAGGGCAGCAAGAGCTGAACTACCATGCTGCTGGCAAATGCAAGCCCTTTCTGGATCCTG GACCTGAAATGCTGGAGCCTGACTGGAGCTTCCTGCTGGAGCATGGAGGAGAGGAACTGTTGGGCTCCAAGAGAG AATACGAACAACTGGAGCCTATCTGCAAAGAGCCCCCCGACGAGCTAGTGGACAGTTGCATGAAGCCCGGGTCCCACCTAGGAGAGAGCTCCGACTGGGAGGAGTCTCTCAACCTGAGAGTCCTCATGCCAAAGGTTCCCAGAGAGAAATCTTACCACTGTGGTCAGTGTGAAAAGTGTTTTCCTTATAGGCACCAACTTGCTGTTCACCTGAAAACTCATTCAGGAGAACTAGGTTACAAGTGCTCCGTGTGTGGGAAAAGGTTCCTTCTCAGGTCAGAACTTTATCGCCACCAGCTCATTCACAAGggggagaagccctatgaatgtgCTGAGTGCAAGAAGCAATTCACTCACGGGGCACACCTTGCCATGCACCAGAAAAGACATTCTGAAAAAATGTACCAATGCGTGCAGTGTAGGAGGAAGTTTCTGCATAAGTCGAGTCTGATGGAGCACATGAAAACTCACACAAGGGAACAATCTTACGGGTGCTACTGTTGTGAGAAAAGCTTTAGCAGTTGGACAGCTCTCATTCTACACCAGAAAACACACACTGAAGAGAAACCATTTGCATGTGATCACTGTGAGAAAAGATATAGGCAGAGATCCAGCCTGATGGTTCACGTGAGAATCCACACAGGGGAGAAGCCATACAAGTGTAGCCACTGTTCTAAAAGCTTCAGAAAGAAATCGGGCCTTATTGCACACCAAGCTGCACACTTTAGAGAAGAATTCCCTGAGCACGTCGAGGTACCTGGGTTCTGCACAGAGTGA